One genomic region from Halorubrum sp. BOL3-1 encodes:
- a CDS encoding restriction endonuclease, which produces MPDVDDVADDLENYLKKVERAQKVDEKIPKTNDLIDEIVYELYG; this is translated from the coding sequence TTGCCAGACGTCGACGACGTGGCCGACGATTTGGAGAACTACCTCAAAAAAGTCGAGCGTGCCCAGAAGGTCGACGAGAAGATACCGAAGACAAACGACCTGATCGACGAAATCGTCTACGAGCTGTACGGGTGA